A region of the Lycium barbarum isolate Lr01 chromosome 1, ASM1917538v2, whole genome shotgun sequence genome:
GATTAATACAAGTTATTTGGATGGTTGCTACCTATTGTTTGATATTGTATCGttacaacaaacaacaacaacatgcataccCAGTGAGATTTCACAAAGTGGGTTCTGGAGAGGGTAGACAGAGGCGAATTTAAATTTTTTAGAACATGGGttaaccataaaaaaaaaaaaaaaaagtaaaaatgtGCTAAATGGGAATTGTTTTCTAGGTAAACAACTCAATCTTCAACTAAGTGTACCATTTCCCCTTCTTGTAGCATGTGTTTCAGCAGATAATATTATACTAGCTTTAAGAAATATATGCATACAATACCTAATTTTATGGAGAGACCATGGATTCACGTGCCCCGAATTTTCTACCTAAATTCGCCCCTAGGGGCTGAGATtagagtatacgcagaccttacccctacctcgaaAGGTAGGTGATATTATATTGTTACTTTAGATTCAATATTTTCTTATTATTACTTGCATGTATCTTATGTACTGTATGTCAAATGTTAATTATGTAATGATGAAAGGATTCATTTTATGTAATAAGCGGGTTTGGTGTGTACTGTGGAATCGCGTGGTTGCCAAACATTGTATAAGTTTGTGCTGATTTCTATGTGGTGATTAAATCTCTTCAAACTAAAACCAAACATGGTTTACTTTTAGTGCTGATTCATTTTAATGTGGAGGTAAGTTATGCTAAAACTCCAATTAACAACTATTAACACATTCTACTAATATTTTATCATCTGAACATTACACATATAGAGGGGATAGTTCAGTTGAGAGAGCGTCTgactgaagatttgaaggtcacGTATTCGATCCACGTTCACcgcacaagttttttttttctttttcacaacACCCCATACACTATGACCATTTTACAAGATGGAACAATTAATACATGTTCCTTTTCAGCTAATCTCCTGGTAGAAAAAATAAAGAAGCAAAATTCTCAACAAAACAGATCGATAGTAAAACATACAGCTAGGAATAAATATTGTAAATCAATATGTCCCTAGTTATTCGTACATTTCTTGGAAATCCAATCTGACTTCTAAAACGGAAGCACTAAACACAGCGCACTTTCTCGCATTCCTCTCCTCACGAATCACGTAATAtgacttttcttttatttaatttgtaCCACCCGAAACTAAAGAAAAATCAGGTTGAGAGATGACTGGTACTCGATCCGACTTGGATCCATCCATAAATAATCCAGGACTCAATCTAAACATGAGCATACAAAACTCCATCTGATTAAGAGCTCCATCTCCATCCAAATCTCCTTCAGCCAACATGCAAACAAGCTCATCATCTCTCAATTCATGCAACCCCATCAACATTGTGTTCCTCTTCAAGCTTTCAAATGTAATGAGCCCTACACGTACATCCATTAGCAAGAAAAAACCATGGCGTAGTTCCTCCATGAACCTTTCAACCCCTAATGTTTTAATCATTGAAGGAAAGTAATCTTCAAAACCAAAAGGGTCCTCATCATG
Encoded here:
- the LOC132634798 gene encoding calcium-binding protein PBP1-like, coding for MAAVHDEDPFGFEDYFPSMIKTLGVERFMEELRHGFFLLMDVRVGLITFESLKRNTMLMGLHELRDDELVCMLAEGDLDGDGALNQMEFCMLMFRLSPGLFMDGSKSDRVPVISQPDFSLVSGGTN